One window of the Candidatus Cloacimonadaceae bacterium genome contains the following:
- a CDS encoding phage/plasmid primase, P4 family codes for MRRIFADYHREIDPSILISSNRADQRIALENLARLKGARFATSNEISDRASYNDMMVKQLASRDEISAKRIYKSVTSFTPSHKLWIRSNHKPAFNVNDGGLLRRICPIPFNVTIPESDRVERYEERLLEEKNAILAWIVEGWIAYREHGMNKPDRVKTALNEYVRECDTLAQFIEENYMVDIAASTPLKSFTTAYNEWLHTNGLRGDQFPPGHGRITKTEL; via the coding sequence CTGAGGCGCATCTTTGCGGATTATCACCGCGAGATCGATCCATCCATCCTCATCAGTTCAAACCGGGCGGATCAGCGGATCGCTCTGGAAAATCTCGCCCGGCTCAAAGGCGCCAGATTTGCCACAAGCAACGAAATCTCCGACCGCGCAAGCTATAACGACATGATGGTCAAACAGCTTGCCAGCCGCGACGAGATCAGCGCCAAACGCATCTACAAGAGCGTGACGTCTTTCACGCCATCGCACAAGCTGTGGATCCGTTCAAACCACAAACCGGCTTTCAACGTCAATGACGGCGGGCTGCTACGGCGGATCTGTCCGATTCCATTCAATGTCACCATCCCCGAATCCGACCGTGTAGAACGCTATGAGGAACGGCTATTGGAAGAGAAAAACGCCATCCTGGCGTGGATCGTGGAAGGATGGATCGCCTACCGTGAACATGGCATGAACAAACCCGATCGGGTCAAAACCGCGCTCAATGAATATGTCCGCGAATGCGACACGCTCGCCCAATTCATCGAGGAAAACTATATGGTGGATATTGCGGCGTCAACGCCCCTGAAAAGCTTCACCACCGCCTACAATGAATGGCTGCACACAAACGGGCTACGGGGAGACCAAT
- a CDS encoding PriCT-2 domain-containing protein, with amino-acid sequence MRDERKDLDSSLRWNDGCRACSPVHQFSILNLPFTGSPILNLPFTHSPKEEDYARAEGIVRQLAQIRMDYHDWIKLGMALYAGFGEGGKTLWDMFIDNPHYQDTQREIDKAWRGFRHTRSVTIASLFYIGEKYGC; translated from the coding sequence ATGAGAGATGAGAGAAAAGACTTGGATTCCAGCCTTCGCTGGAATGACGGGTGCAGAGCCTGCTCACCCGTTCACCAATTCTCAATTCTCAATTTGCCGTTCACCGGCTCACCAATTCTCAATTTGCCGTTCACCCATTCACCCAAAGAAGAAGACTATGCCAGAGCCGAGGGCATCGTTCGTCAGCTTGCGCAAATCCGCATGGACTACCATGATTGGATCAAGCTCGGAATGGCATTATATGCGGGCTTTGGCGAGGGTGGCAAGACCTTGTGGGATATGTTCATAGACAATCCTCACTATCAAGACACGCAGCGCGAGATCGACAAAGCTTGGCGCGGTTTTCGCCATACCCGCAGTGTCACCATCGCCTCTCTTTTTTACATTGGAGAGAAATATGGCTGCTGA